The following proteins are co-located in the Zonotrichia leucophrys gambelii isolate GWCS_2022_RI unplaced genomic scaffold, RI_Zleu_2.0 Scaffold_34_1600103, whole genome shotgun sequence genome:
- the SLC3A2 gene encoding amino acid transporter heavy chain SLC3A2 has translation MDPESPPRELELSALEAEKEPMAAAAEPEPEPASPPQAPPPHRDPSPAPGAAPGAEKNGLVMKIPPEEEEEAALGGSGVSGSPKFTGLGKEELLREAGTPLWARARLVLLVLFWGGWLGMLGAAAAIVAQAPRCQPLPAKAWWELGALYRAPPKAFGGNLKGVEQRLGYLKEKLQVGGLILGPLAPQKRPEDPIPPLRDVDPALGSPQDLSALLQAAKDKGLKVILDLTPNPGGDQKWGDAAKDPQVHQQVQDALRHWLKEEIAGVFLDGIEELPVRDFPPVFGPGGAAVRGAAAPGPTSCTRARTRRESPEGALRSLLGLLGSNASIGGLGWSVGSPWRSWAPPELRLPQLLLLWGLPGTPVLSYGDELGLGRTNNQQLPPMPWELIDEPKKSGNGSQPPELELCTALASLRAHERSLLLGEALPVRAGAAVALLRRWDQSERFLLLLNPHGTPLRPFSVQRDPQDPPLPEWATLRFSTGPKEPGEPQVQLQELKVGPHQGVLLSFPYSPQ, from the exons ATGGATCCCGAGTCCCCGCCCCGCGAGCTGGAGCTCTCGGCTCTGGAGGCCGAGAAGGAGCcgatggcggcggcggccgagCCCGAACCCGAGCCGGCCTCGCCCCCTCaggctccccctccccaccgcgacccctccccagccccgggcGCGGCCCCGGGCGCCGAGAAGAACGGGCTGGTGATGAAGATCCCCcccgaggaagaggaggaggcgGCTTTGGGCGGCTCGGGCGTTTCGGGGAGCCCCAAATTCACGGGGCTGggcaaggaggagctgctgagggaggcGGGGACGCCGCTCTGGGCCCGGGCCCGCCTGGTGCTGCTCGTGCTCTTTtgggggggctggctgggaatgTTGGGGGCCGCTGCCGCCATCGTGGCCCAGGCCCCccgctgccagcccctgcctgccaAAGCCTGGTGGGAGCTCGGGGCGCTCTACAGGGCCCCCCCAAAGGCGTTTGGGGGTAACCTGAaag GTGTGGAGCAGCGTTTGGGGTACCtgaaggagaagctgcaggttGGGGGGCTCATCCTGGGCCCCCTGGCCCCCCAAAAACGCCCTGAGGATCCCATCCCCCCCCTGAGGGACGTGGACCCCGCCCTGGGCTCCCCCCAGGACCTGAGCGCCCTCCTGCAGGCGGCCAAGGACAAAG ggctGAAGGTGATTCTGGACCTGACCCCCAACCCCGGTGGGGATCAGAAATGGGGGGACGCAGCCAAGGACCCCCAAGTTCACCAGCAGgtccag gatGCCCTGAGGCATTGGCTGAAGGAGGAAATCGCTGGGGTGTTCCTGGATGGCATCGAGGAGCTGCCGGTGAGGG ACTTCCCCCCTGTATTTGG ACCGGGCGGTGCGGCGGTGCGGGGTGCGGCTGCTCCTGGGCCAACTTCCTGCACCCGGGCCCGAACCCGGCGCGAATCCCCCGAGGGAGCCCTGAGGAGCCTCCTGGGCCTGCTGGGCTCCAACGCCTCCATcggggggctgggctggagc gtgGGGTCCCCCTGGCGCTCGTGGGCGCCCCCCGAGCTGAGGCTGccgcagctgctgctgctctgggggctccccGGGACCCCCGTGCTGAGCTACGGCGacgagctggggctgggccgtACCAACAACCAGCAG cTGCCGCCGATGCCGTGGGAATTGATCGATGAACCAAAAAAGAGCGGGAACGGCTCTCAG CCCCccgagctggagctgtgcacgGCCCTGGCCTCGCTGCGGGCCCACGAGCGctcgctgctgctgggggaggcgCTGCCGGTGCGGGCGGGCGCGGCCGTGGCGCTGCTGCGGCGCTGGGACCAGAGCGAGcgcttcctgctgctgctcaaccCCCACGGGACCCCCCTGAGACCCTTCTCGGTCCagagggacccccaggacccccccctGCCCGAGTGGGCCACGCTGAGATTCAGCACCGGCCCCAAGGAGCCGGGGGAGCCgcaggtgcagctgcaggagctcaagGTGGGGCCCCACCAGGGGGTGCTGCTGAGCTTCCCCTACAGCCCCCAGTGA
- the TRMT112 gene encoding multifunctional methyltransferase subunit TRM112-like protein, with the protein MKLLTHNLLSSHVPGLRPGAGFPLKIEAAEVRVRPVPFNAAFVSRMVPRLRWDALREAAESLGRPSELPPEPSPGYEADEEFLRRLHHVLLEVEVLEGSLQCPDSGRRFPISRGVPNLLLSEDEA; encoded by the exons ATGAAGCTGCTGACCCACAACCTGCTGAGCTCGCACGTGCCGGGGCTGCGGCCCGGGGCCGGATTCCCCCTCAAGATCGAG GCCGCCGAGGTTCGGGTCCGCCCGGTGCCGTTCAACGCCGCCTTCGTGTCCCGGATGGTGCCGCGGCTGCGCTGGGACGCGCTCCGGGAGGCGGCGGAGAGC TTGGGGCGCCCCTCGGAGCTGCCCCCCGAGCCCAGCCCGGGCTACGAGGCCGACGAGGAATTCCTGCGCCGCCTCCACCACGTCCTGCTCGAG GTGGAGGTGCTGGAGGGGTCCCTGCAGTGCCCGGACTCGGGGCGGCGCTTCCCCATCTCCAGGGGGGTCCCAAATCTGCTCCTGAGCGAGGACGAGGCCTGA